Below is a window of Nitrospirota bacterium DNA.
AGGCTACTCAGAGGCAGGCTTTGTATAAAGTCCTTAGTGCCTTGTGGTTTAACCGCATGGCAATAATTTTGTAACGTATCATAAAAACCGCGTTTATGTGGACACTACTTAGGAGGCCGTACAAGTGGAAATATTGGGGAACGAGGAAAATGGTGTTTACAAGATATCCGGTGAGGATGCGGATATTCTCAGTGTATATCTAGATGGCAGCAATCAGGTTACAGCAGAGGCTGGCAAAATGTTGTTCTACATTGGTAATGTCAAGAGTGCTACTAAAGAGATTAAAGAAGGCGGCTCAATATCTAAACACATATTTTCAGCAGCAAGAAAAGTAATTACTGATGAGAACTTAGCATTTACCACCTTTTCAGGACAAGGGGAGGTTTCATTTGGAGATTATTTACCCGGCAGCATAGCAGCCATAAAGTTAAGTGGTAATGCAATAATCGCATCTAAGGAAAATCTCATTGCTTATGTCGGAGATATTAATTTAAGTGTGGAGGCGCAGTCAGGACTTGGGAGCCTGTTGTTTGGCGGGGAGGGTTTGGTTCTGATTAGAATATCTGGCAGCGGTTACGTATTTATTCATGGCGGCGGCAATATAATAACCCATCAACTTAAAGATGGACAGCAGCTTCATGCTGAATCGGCTTCTGTTATGGCGTGGGATGAGTCTGTTTCACATACTCTGGAGCATGTTAAAGATTTTAAGACTGCTTATTTTGGCGATGAAGGACTTTTTCTAACCCGATTTTCCGGCACCGGCACTGTTTTGGTGCAAACCCTGACTGTGGCAAAGTTAAGAAGTCTTATTGGTAACTCGATATGTCTTGCTCCGCCGCCTATAATGGCTGCCGAGCTGGTTTTACTTAAAGCAAAAAAGATTATAACTAAACTTATGCGGTAATACCAAGTAGCCTTCTATTGCCTAACGTTGTTGGCATTGTCGCAAGCTCCTCAACGTCTCCCCTAAAGGGGAATCCCCTGTAAAAGTACGCCTGCGTCGCTTGCTCCTCGCCGCCTAGTTATGCTTCTGAATGCGAGTTGAGACCGTTGCAAA
It encodes the following:
- a CDS encoding AIM24 family protein — protein: MEILGNEENGVYKISGEDADILSVYLDGSNQVTAEAGKMLFYIGNVKSATKEIKEGGSISKHIFSAARKVITDENLAFTTFSGQGEVSFGDYLPGSIAAIKLSGNAIIASKENLIAYVGDINLSVEAQSGLGSLLFGGEGLVLIRISGSGYVFIHGGGNIITHQLKDGQQLHAESASVMAWDESVSHTLEHVKDFKTAYFGDEGLFLTRFSGTGTVLVQTLTVAKLRSLIGNSICLAPPPIMAAELVLLKAKKIITKLMR